The genomic interval GCCGCCAGAGCCGGCGCCGCCAGCGCCGCCACCATCATGGCTGACACCAACACTGCCAGCTTCTTCATGAAACGCCTTATCCCCCTCAAAGGAGTACGTCTGTTCCCCGGACACTACACCACGTTGACTACCCTACGAAACGGCAGGTGCTGCTGCGATGCGGGTGCCCACCGATCGTCCGGGCGGGGGAACGGCAGGGTGAGTCTCCTCGTTTCCTCACATCCGGCGCCCCCTCCCCACCGGCTGCACCACGGGTGCGAACGGTGCTGCATCGTGCGCCCCGCGCCGCTTACGCCCCGTCCATGCAGAGCAGGCCACCCCCTTCCAGGGGCTGCGGCCTGGAGCGCAACCGAACTGGAGGGCCGTCCGTGGTCGCTCCAAGAGTGGCATTCAGGATGATGGGGGATGTAAAGGTGCCCGCCGATCCGTGGCACCTTTCGTGGCGTCCTTGCGCTCGGGAGGTTATGTGTGGGTGTTTAGCGTTCCTGCCGTGTCATTCTAGCTAACTGATGGCAGGCCGGCCAGGGCGCACCAGGGCTGGGATGGCACCCCGGCGATGCCAGACCGTGGGGGCGAAGGTCCGTCCAGATGGCAACGGTGCGGCTGGCCTATCACTCACGCCCGTACGTCTCGCACGAGCCAGCCGATGCCGGCGCTGACCAGGCTCAGCAGGATGCTCCCCCACAGCGCCGCCCAGAAGCCGTGAACGTTGAACCCCGGCACCAGACCGGCGGTGAGCCACAGCATCAACGCGTTGACGACGAACGTGAACAGCCCCAGGGTCACGATGTTGATGGGCAACGTGAGGACGATGAGAAGCGGGCGGATGAAAGCGTTGACGAGCCCGAGAATGGCCGCGGCCACCAGGGCCGCGAAGACCCCGCCCACCTGGATGCCGCCCACGAGCTTTGCCACCAGGAGAAGGGCCACCCCGTTGATGAGCCAGCGTCCCACCCAGCCTCGCATCGGTTGGTCCCGCCCCCACCCTTTTGTTGCCGCAACCCCGCCCGTGTTACCGCCGTTTGGCCCCTGTTAGCGCTACTCCACCGTGATCTCGACGCCGGTATCGTCGTCGCCCCGGATTTCGAGGATCTTGCCGCTGGCCCCGTGCTCGACCTGCTCCAGGAGCGCCTGTAGATCCACGCCCTGGAAGTAGTGCTTGGATCGGTCGGGGATCAGCCGCAGCGCCGAGCGCGCCAGCGCCAGGGGAATGTTGAGATTGACCCTGTCCTCATCGTCTTCCACGACCCGGATCCGCAGCACCCGCGGCCGGCCGGGCGGCGGGGGCGCCATCCTCGGGAGAGGGGGCGCCACCGCATCGAGCAGGGCGACGGCCTGCTCCGGCGTCACCTTGCCCTGCTGCACGAGCCGCAGGATGCGCAGCCGGTCGTCGTCGCCCGGGACTGTGCGCTCCGGGCCGCCCTGATCCTGTCCGGCGGTCTGTGGCCTTTCGTCCATGGTGGAGCCCCTCTCTCAACAAGGTAGTTGGTGGACCGACTGACGGTCGGTCGGTCCGGCGGGCCCTCGGGGACCGGCTAATCCAGGCCCTCGGGGGACCGACTGACGTTCGGTCGGTCCACCACACCCCCTCAATCCGCGGTGACAACAGCGGACCCGTGACGCGTCGATGCCTGAACCTGCAGCGTCCGTGCCGCCCGGTCGAAGT from Bacillota bacterium carries:
- a CDS encoding phage holin family protein yields the protein MRGWVGRWLINGVALLLVAKLVGGIQVGGVFAALVAAAILGLVNAFIRPLLIVLTLPINIVTLGLFTFVVNALMLWLTAGLVPGFNVHGFWAALWGSILLSLVSAGIGWLVRDVRA